The DNA region TGTGGTGATCACGGGCCGTGGCGCGCCGGACGCGCTCGTCGAACTGGCGGATACCGTGACCGAGATGCGCGTGGTGAAACACGCCTATCAGGCGGGTATCCGCGCGCAGAAGGGCGTGGAACTGTGAGCCGTTCGTGTCCCGCGCTGCTGGTCTCGGCACCTGCGTCGGGGCAGGGCAAGACCAGTGTGACGGCGGCCCTGGCGCGTGCGCATGCGCGTGCCGGCCGCCGGGTCCGCGTCTTCAAGACCGGACCCGATTTTCTCGACCCGATGATCCTCCAGCGCGCAGCCGGCGCTCCGGTTTACCAGCTCGACACCTGGATGGGTGGCGAAGACGACGTTCGCGCGCGACTCCATGCCGCGGCGGAGGAGGCGGACCTGATCCTCATCGAGGGCGTGATGGGGCTGTTCGACGGGCGCCCGTCGAGCGCGGATCTGGCCCAGCGGTTCGGTTTGCCCGTTCTCGCCGTGATCGATGGCAGTGCCATGGCGCAGACGTTCGGTGCGCTGGCGCATGGACTGGCCAGTTATCGCGACGGGCTCATCGTGCACGGCGTGATCGCCAACCGTGTTGGCAGCGCGTATCACGCCACCTTGCTGCGCGAGAGCCTGCCGCCTGCGCTTACCTGGTACGGCGCGCTCCCGCGCGATGCGGCCATGGGTCTGCCGGAGCGGCATCTCGGCCTCGTGTCCGCCGCGGAGCTGGCGGATCTCGACGCGCGGCTGGATGCGCTGGCCGACGCGTTGCCCGCCGAGGCGGTGGGCCAGCTGCCACCCGCGGTCGTTTTCCAGCCGCCGGTCGACCGACATTCCACGCGGCGGCTGGATGGCCGCCGCATCGCCATCGCCTGCGACGAGGCATTCGCCTTCGTGTACCCGGCCAATCTCGACGTGCTGCGTGACGCCGGCGCGGAGCTGATCTTCTTCAGTCCGCTGGCGGGTGACGCCTTGCCCCCATGCGATGCGATCTGGCTTCCGGGGGGCTACCCCGAATTGCACCTCGACACGCTGACGAGCCGTGACGATCTGCGCCGCGATCTGCACGCGCATGTCGATGCCGGACGCCCCCTGCTGGCGGAGTGCGGCGGTCTGCTCTATGCCCTCGACCGGCTTACCGACACGCATGGCCATGCAGCCGGCATGGCGGGGCTGATCGCCGGAGACGCGATGATGCAGCCGCGCATGGCGGCGCTCGGCATGCAGTCGGTGGACCTGCCCGAAGGGATCCTGCGCGGTCATTCGTTTCACTATGCGAAGGCGACGATCGCCGCCACGGCTCTGGCGGTGGCGAGCAACCCGAATGGCGGGCCCACCGCCGAGGCGGTCTACCGCCGTGGGCGCATGACCGCCAGCTTCGTGCACTTTTATTTCCCATCGAATATCGACGCCGCGCTGCGTCTTTTCCTGCTGTGACCACCGCCTTCGCGATGCTCGCGGCGCTGCTGCTCGATGCATGGTGGGGCGAGCCACGACGCGCGCATCCGCTGGTCGGCTTCGGCCATCTCGCTCAATGGATCGAGCGACAGCTTTATGCCGGTCGCCGCCCCCGGGGCGTCCTGGCCTGGTGCCTGGCGGTGCTTCCGCTGGTCGGACTGCTCGCGCTGATCCGATACGGGATGCCCGCCGCGCCCGGGTTTGTCATCGATACGGTGGTGCTGTATCTCGCCGTGGGTCGGCGCAGCCTCGCGGAGCACGCGTTGCCCGTCGCCGATGCGCTGAGCGCGGCCGATATCGGTGCGGCGCGGCAGGCGGTCGGTCGAATGGTCAGCCGCGATACGGAGGCCCTGGATGCCTCGCGTGTGGCCGCCGCCGCGACGGAATCCGTCCTCGAGAACGGCCACGACGCCGTCTTCGGTGCGCTGTTCTGGTTTCTGTTGCTGGGCGCGCCGGGCGTGCTGGTGTTCCGTCTGGCGAATACGCTGGATGCGATGTGGGGCTACCGGACGCCGCGCTACCTGCGCTTCGGCTGGGCGGCGGCGCGTATCGACGACGTGCTCGGGTTCATCTCCGCAAGGCTCACCGCGCTGACGTATGCACTGGCGGGCGAATTCACGACGGCACGTCGTTGCTGGGCGACGCAGGCACCGTTGTGGGACAGCCCCAACGCCGGCCCGGTGATGGCCGCCGGTGCGGGCGCGCTGAACGTCCGACTGGGTGGGCCCGCGCCATACCACGGTCAGTGGGAAGACCGTCCTGTCCTCGGTACCGGGGATGCGCCCGACGCCACCTCTATACGACGCGCCCTGCGTCTCGTCGATCGGGGCGCAGCGATCTGGATCGGTCTCGCACTCGTGGCTGGAGTAGCCGCTCATGCTTGAGCATGGCGGACGTCTGGCCCGTGCGGTGACACAGCACGGCATTCCACGCGAACGCTGGCTCGATCTGTCGACGGGCATCAGCCCGTATGCCTATCCCGTGCCTGCCGTACCGGCCGAGGCATGGCACCGGTTGCCCGAGGACGACGACGGGCTCATGCACGTGGCCCGCGCCTACTACGCGGCGCCGCATCTTCTGGCCGTTCCCGGCTCGCAGGCGGCGATCATGGCGTTGCCGCGCATGCGGTCACGCTCGCGTGTGGGCGTGATCTCGCCGGGCTACAACGAGCATGCGCATGCGTGGCGGCAACACGGTCACGACGTCCGCGAGTGTCCGGCGGATGCATTGTTCGAACGCGCCGCCGACTTCGACGTGATCGTGCTCATTCATCCCAACAACCCTGGCGGCGACCGGTTCCGTCGCGAGGCGCTGCTCGCGTTGCACGCATCGCTCGCGTCGCGCGGTGGCTGGTTGATCGTCGACGAGGCGTTCGTCGACACGCGACCGAACGGCACGCTGTGTGCCGCGGCATGCGACAGCCTGATCGTCTTGCGCTCGGTGGGTAAGTTCTTCGGCCTCGCAGGTGTGCGCGCGGGGTTTGTCGCGTCGTCGCCGGGCCTGCTGGAGGCACTGCGTGAATGTCTGGGGCCGTGGACGCTGAGCGGGCCGACGCGCCACGTCGTGAAGGCGGCGCTGACCGACGTCGACTGGCAGATCACGATGCGCGCGCGGCTGCGCGAAGACAGTGCGCGGCTGGTTGCGTTGCTGACGGAGCACGGACTGCGTCCCGATGGTGGCTGCGATCTCTTTCAGTATTGTCGCCATCCCGACGCCGCTCGTCTTCACGACGCCCTCGCGACGCGTGCCATCCTCACCCGCCGCTTCGACAATCCGCCGGCGCTGCGTTTCGGCCTGCCAGGCGACGAGGTCGGTTTCGAGTGCCTCGATGTGGCACTGGCCGAGGTGATGGCTTGAACGCGCGCGTACTCATGGTGCAGGGTTGCACGTCCGACGCGGGCAAGAGCACCGTCGTCGCCGCGCTGTGCCGCTGGCTGCGCCGCCGCGGTGTCGTGGTCGCGCCGTTCAAGCCGCAGAACATGGCTTTGAACTCCGCCGTCACGGTCGATGGCGGCGAGATCGGTCGCGCACAGGCGGTGCAGGCGCAGGCGGCGGGCGTCATGCCGCATACCGATTTCAACCCCGTCCTGCTCAAGCCGAACAGCGACACCGGTGCGCAGGTGATCGTCCACGGACACCCCGTCGGCAACATGGACGCCGTCGGTTATCACGCGTACAAGCGTGTCGCGATGGACGCGGTGCTCGCATCGCATGCGCGACTCGCCGACGCCTATGCGGCGATCGTTGTCGAAGGTGCCGGGAGCCCGGCCGAGATCAACCTGCGCGATCGCGATATCGCCAATATGGGGTACGCCGAGGCGGTCGACTGTCCTGTCATTCTGGTGGCCGACATCGATCGTGGTGGCGTCTTCGCCCATCTCGTCGGCACGCTGGCTTTGCTGTCGGAGAGCGAGCGTAACCGCGTGGCGGGCTTCGTCATCAATCGCTTTCGCGGCGATATCGCGCTGCTCCAGCCCGGTCTCGACTGGCTGGAGCGTGAAACAGGCAAGCCGGTACTGGGCGTCCTGCCCTATCTTCACGGCATGGTGCTGGAAGCCGAAGACGCCTTGCCGCGGGACCGGGTGCGTCGCGAGCACGCGCGCCTGCGTGTGGCCGTGCCCGCGCTTCCACGGATCAGCAATCACACCGATCTGGACGCGCTGCGCCTGCATCCCGATGTGGCATGTGTCTTCGTCGGGCCGGGCGAGAGCTTTCCGGCATGCGACCTGATCGTCCTGCCCGGATCGAAGTCCACCCGCGCGGATCTGGCATGGCTGCGGTCTCAGGGCTGGGACCAGGCCATCCTCCGGCACGTCCGTTACGGCGGCCACGTCATCGGCATCTGCGGCGGTATGCAGATGCTCGGCCACGCGGTGCACGACCCGCTTGGCGTCGAAGGGGCCGCGGGTTCTAGCAGCGGGCTCGGCCTGCTCGACCTCGAAACGACACTGGCGCCCGCCAAACAGTTGCGCATCGTCAGCGGCCAGGTGAGTGGCAGCGATGCCACCGTCATCGGTTACGAGATTCACTGCGGTGTAAGCACCGGCGCGGGGATGAAGCGTCCCGCCGTCGTGCTGGACGACGGGCGCGACGACGGCGCGCGCTCCGACGATGGACGCGTCATCGGCACCTACCTGCACGGGCTGTTCGATCACCCGGATGCGTTGCGCGCATGGCTGGGACACGCGGGTCTCGATGGGTCGGCGCCCTTCGACCTCGGCGCGTTACGCGAGGCGACGATCGACCGCCTGGCCGACACGATAGACGCGCATATGAATACGGCGGTACTCACCCGACTTTTTGGACTCGATGCATGCAGACCCTGATTCTGGGCGGAGCCCGCTCCGGCAAGAGTGCGCTGGCGGAGAGACTGGCCAGCGCGTCCGGCCGCGATGTGGTGTACGTGGCCACCGCGCAGGCGCTCGACCTGGAGATGGCCGAACGCATCGCGCATCACCGCGCACGGCGGCCCGCGTCGTGGACCTCCGTGGAAGAGCCGCTGATGCTCGCCCGCGTCCTTCGGGAGCACGCGGCGGAGCATCGCTGCGTACTCGTCGATTGCCTCACCTTGTGGCTGTCCAATCTGCTGGGCATCGACGACGGTCGTCATTTCGGCAGTGAGCACGAGGCGCTGCTGGCCACGGTGGCGACGTTGCCGGGCGACATTCTGTTCGTGAGCAATGAAGTCGGTCTGGGTGTCACTCCCATGGGCGCGCTGAGCCGCCGGTTTGTCGACGAAGCCGGTCGGCTTCACCAGTCACTGGCCCAGCGCTGCGATCGCGTGTTGTTTACCGTCGCCGGCCTGCCTCTCGCTTTGAAAGGAACCCTGCCATGAAGCACTGGCTCGCCACACCCGCACGGGTCCCCGATGCCGCCGCCGCCGAGGCGGCGACCTTGCGCCAGGCGACGCTGACCAAGCCGCCTGGCTCGTTGGGTAGACTGGAATCGCTCGCCGTACAACTCGCCGCGCTGCAGGGGCGTGAGCGTCCTCGCGTCGACGTGGTCTGGATCGCGGTGTTCGCCGGTGACCATGGCGTGGCGGTCGAAGGTGTCTCCGCGTTCCCGCAGGTGGTCACCGGCGAGATGCTGCGTAACTTCGCGCTCGGCGGCGCCGCGATATCCGTGCTGGCGAGGGCGCTCAACGCCACCCTCGATGTCGTCAGCCTCGGAACGGTCAACGATCCGGGCGACGTCGCCGGCGTACGCCGTGAAATCATCGCGCCGTCGACCGCCAATATCGCCGAGGGGCCGGCCATGACGGATGCCCAGCTCGACGCGGCGCTGATCACTGGCGTACGTAGTGTCGAGCGCGCGGTCGCCGCCGATGCGCAGGTCTTCATCGGCGGTGACATGGGTATCGGCAATACGGCGGTCGCCAGCGCGCTTGCCTGCGCCTTGCTGGGTGAATCGCCCGATGTGCTCGTGGGCGCCGGCACCGGACTCGACCAGGCGGGCATCGCACGCAAGGCCGCGACGATCGAGCGCGCGCTGCGTGCCAACGCGGCAGCCATCTCGCCGCTCGAATGCCTGCGCTGTCTGGGCGGTTTCGAAATCGCCGCCTTGACCGGCGCCTTCATCGCCGCGGCTCAGCATGGCATGCCGGTGCTCGTCGATGGCTTCATCACCTCCGTGGCCGCGCTCGCGGCCGTCGCGTTGCGCCCGGATGTGCGCCCATGGCTGATGTTTGCGCATCGCTCACAGGAGCGCGGCCACGCGGGCGTGCTCGCCGCGCTGGGTGGCGAGCCGTTGCTCGACCTGCAGTTGCGGCTGGGCGAAGCCAGTGGCGCTGCGTTGGCCGTCCCGCTGCTGCGTCTGGCCTGCACCCTGCACGGTTCGATGGCGACCTTCGCCGAGGCCGGAGTGTCCGAGGCATGAGCATCGATCTGCTGCGCCATGGCGACACCGGCCAGCGAAGCTATCGCGGGCAGCTGGACGATCCCCTGACCGAGCTGGGCTGGCAACAACTCCGCGATGCGGTGCTGGGCCATCAGTGGGATCGCATCGTCTGCTCGTCGATGGCGCGCTGCTCGCGTTTCGCGACCGAACTGGCCGAACGGCGCGGTCTGCCGCTGCGCATCGATACGCGGCTTGTGGAGTATCACTTCGGCGACTGGCAGGGCGTGCCTGTCGAGACGATCGCGGAGACGGACGGCGATGCGCTCGGCCGCTTCTGGGCCGACCCCGTGATGCATCCGCCCCCGGGTGCGGAAACATTCGACGCCTTTCGCGAGCGACTGTCGGCGGCGCTCGACGACATCGCGGTAGAGGCGAGCGATGCGCGCGTGCTCGTCGTGACCCACGGCGGTGCGATTCGCCTGCTCCGTTGCGTGGCGGAACATCGCTGCTTCGGTGACATGGCGGGCATCGACGTTCCGCACGCGTCGCTGCACCGCATCGCCTGGACACCGTAATGCGCGGACTCGTGACCGCGTTCGCCTTCCTCACGCGCATCCCGATGCCCCGCGTGGCGATGGGTGAGCGCGAACAGGCCGCTTCGCTGAAGTGGTACCCCTTCGTGGGACTGGTGATCGGCCTGGCGCTCAGCGCGCTGGCCCTCGTGGCGCAGCGATGGGCGACGCTACCCGTAGCCGCCGTCCTGCTTCTGCTCTGGGTCGCGCTCACCGGTGCCCTGCATCTGGACGGCCTTGCCGACAGCGCCGACGCGTGGATCGGCGGAATGGGCGATCGCGAACGCACCCTGACGATCATGAAGGATCCGCGCAGCGGGCCGGCGGCCATCGTCGCTCTGGTGCTCGTCCTGTTGCTCAAATTCTCGGCGCTGGCCTCGCTGGCCGATCCCTTGTTACTGGTGCTGCCGCCCCTGCTGGGGCGCGCGGCGCTGGTCGGCCTGTTTCTCACCACGCCGTATGTCCGCAAGGGCGGGATGGGCGATGCCTTGCGCGGCGCTTCGGCCACCGGCTGCTGGGCGTCATTCTTCATCGCGGTGGCCGTCGCCGCCTGCTTCGGCGCGCGGGGCGCCATCGCAATCGGCGTCGGCCTCGTCGTCGGCGCCTGCTGGCGGCGCGCGTGCGTGATTCGCCTTGGCGGCTTCACCGGCGATACCGCCGGGGCGATGGTGGAGATGGTGGAAGTGGCGACCGTACTCGCGCTCATGGCGACGCGCTGACGCCACTGTCGACGACACCCGGCGTCCACTAGAGGCAGATCGCTCCGGTAATCATCGAGTCTGCATCGATCGGGTCCGCCCGGTCTGGCGGGGCGAGCCTGCGCATGCCGCGTGGCTGGCCGGATGGGTGACGCAGCGCGACAGATCGTGCCGCGATGAGGCACTACACGTCGTCACACATGGAATCTGTGCACAGGTTCTCATTTCTGTTATGTGTCGCCACATTTTCTTCACGTCTTGCCGAAATTACATCTCATTGGTGTTGGCACACACTTTGCTCTGATCCTTCTCCGTACAGGGGAAGCCGCCGCATTGGCATCCAGCCGTCTTTACCTAGCGCAGTTCCACGGAACCGTGACGGCCTGTCGCACCCAAAATTCAGGAGATCGCCGTTTTGAACAGAGTTTTTCGCATCGTATGGAATCGCGCACTTAATCAGTTCGTGGTCGCCTCTGAACTTTGCCGTTCGCGCGCCAAGGGCGCACGCTCCACCGGCGGCGGCTCCGCGATCGCCACCACCACGGGCCGCCTGGCGGCTGGTGTACTGCTCGCCCTGGCCGGGACGACTGGCGCTTTCGCGCACACGACGTCCATCGGCTACACGAATTCGGGCAACAACTCGCTGTCGTTCTATTACGGCACGTACCATCAGTCCGACGAAGCGACGTACACGGAAGGTTCGCTCCACCTCACCTCCACCGCCGGCTTCGACCAGACCGTCTCGTTCAACATCCTGACCGGCACCAAGCCGGCCGGCCTGGTCGACGGCGACACGAACTTCTTCTCGGACGGCACCAAGCTCATCGGTACGCCAAATCAGGTCATCGCGAACTGGCAGGGCGTGACCTTCAATAACCTGGTGCACGGTACCTACACCTTCACCTATATCCCCATCGCCAACCCGACCCAGGTCTGGGCACCGATCGACAACGTGATCCTGTCGAGCACGATCACGATCATCAATGCCGACCTCAGCACGGCACCGCACGTGGTGGCCGGCCAGGTCGTCGACCAGACCTATGCGATCGATCCGTTGATCATGGACGGCGGCACGGTGAAGAACACCGCCGACGGCACCATGAGCCAGATCGTCAGCATCACGAACAACAACGGCACGTTCGACACCAACGGCCACAACCTCACGCTCACCGGCGAGATGGATGGCCGCGGCGCGCTCATCAAGCAGGGTGAAGGTACGCTCAATCTGCGCGGCGACAACACGTCCGTCGGCGAGATCGACCTCAACGGTGGCGCGATTAACGTGCTGTCCGATGCGGCCCTGGGCGATACGAGCAACGACCTCAAGTTCAATGGCGGCAGCCTGCAGTGGGGTGCGGATTTCGACCTGAACAGCGGGCGCAACGTCACGCTTGGCGCCAATGGCGGCACGTTCGACCTGCAGACCTACGATACCGATGTCTCCAACAGCATCTCGGGCACCGGTTCGCTGACCAAAACGGGCACGGGCACGCTCACGCTGTCCGGCACGAATACCTACACCGGCGGCACCCATGTCGCCGGGGGCGACCTGATCGTCGCCAGCAGCGGGAACCTCGGCACCGGCATACTGAACGTCGACACCGGCTCCGCCGTAACGATGAACAACGCCACGCAGACGGTCGCAGGCCTTGCTGGCGACGGCGGTATCGATCTCGAAGGCACGACCCTGACCCTCAGCGGCAACGGCGCGTCCACCACGTACGGCGGCGTGCTTTCCGGTACCGGCGGCCTGATCAAGAATGGCAGCAACACGCAGGTCCTGACTGGCAGCAACACCTACAGTGGCGGTACCACGGTCAACGACGGCACGCTCGCTTTCGCCAGCGACGCCAACCTCGGCGACGCGGCGGGCAGCCTGACCCTCAACGGCGGTACGCTCGAAGCGACCGGCACGGGTAGCACGGCACGCGACATCCACGTGGCCGGTGGCGCCATCGCGGTGGACGGCGGTCAGCAGCTGACCTCGACCGGAAGCGTCAGCGGTACCGGTGGCCTGATCAAGAACGGCGGCGGCACCCTGATCGTCGACGGCGTCGCCTCGCAGGCCGGTGGCGTGACCGCGAACGGTGGCGTGCTTTCCCTGGGCGGCACCAATACCTATACCGGCGACACGACCATCAACACCGGTGCGACCGTCCTCGTGTCTCGCGATAACAACCTCGGCGCGTCCGCGAACCAGGTCGATCTCGACGGCGGCGCGCTGATCGCGACCGGAAGCTTCGCCACGGCGCGCGACGTGACGGTCGGCAGCGCGGGTAGCAGCCTCGGTGCCAGCACGGGCACCACGCTCACATCGACGGGCGTCGTGTCCGGCAGCGGTACGTTGAACACGCAGGGCGCGGGCACGATCGTGCTTGCCGGAACGAATACCTACACCGGCGGCACCGCGATCAACGGTGGCGTCCTGCAGATCTCTTCCGACGCCAGTCTCGGCGCAGCGGGCGGCGCCATCGGCCTGTTCGGCGGCACCCTGCACTCGACCGCCGACATCACCAGCACGCGTGACGTCACAACGGGCGGTGCGGGCGGCGTCGATGTCGACGCAGGAACCACCTTCAGCACCTCGGGTACCGTCAACGGTGCCGGAGCCTTGATCAAGAATGGCGAAGGCACGCTCGCGATGTCCGGCACGCTCAGCCAGGGCGGTGGCGTGACGGTCAACGACGGCACGCTGGTCCTGTCGGGCAACAACACCTACGAGGGTGCCAACACCCTCAACGACGGCACGCTTCAGATCGCCAGCGACGCCAACCTCGGTGACGCCGCCAACCATGTCGTCTTCCAGGGCGGCCAGTTGCACGTGACCGGCGATACCACGACGGCGCGCACGGTCGACACGACCGCCGGTTCCGATGCCGACCTCGTCGTCGACGGCGGGAAGACGGTAGCGCTCAACGGCACGGTGCAGGGCCAGGGCGGTCTGGTGGCATCCGGCACGGGTACCCTGGTCCTCGGGGGCGCCAACACGTACACCGGTGGTACCTCCGTGAACGGCGGCACGGTGCAGATCGGTAACGACGCGGCGCTCGGTGCCGCAACCGGCGCCATCACGCTAGCCGGTGGCACGCTGCAGGCGACGGGCGATGTCGCTTCGGCCCGCAACGTCACGGTGAACGGCGGTGCGTTCGCCATCGATCAGGGCGCCACGTTTGCCACGACGGGCAACGTCGGCGGCAACGGCGGTCTGGTGAAGAACGGCAGCGGCACGCTCGAGATCGATGGCACGGCGTCGCACACCGGCGGTACCACGATCAACGACGGTACGCTGGTTCTGACGGGCAACAACAGCTACACCGGCGGCACCACGCTCAACGGCGGCACGCTGCAGGTCGGCAGCGACGCGAACCTCGGCAATACGTCGGACGCCCTGGTCTTCAACGGCGGCACGCTGCACGCCACCGGCGACGTAAGCGGTGCGCGCGCCGTCACGGTGAACGCCGACGCGGTCATCGCGACGGATGCCGGTGCGAGCTTCGCGACATCGGGTACGGTTTCCGGCAACGGTGGCGTCACGAAGAAGGGCGACGGCACCCTGATTCTCAGCGGCGACAACACGTACACGGGTGCGACCACGATCGACGCCGGCACGCTGCAGATCGCGTCCGACACCAACCTCGGCGCATCGACATCCGGCCTGACCTTCAACGGCGGCTCGCTGCACACCACCGGTAACATCGTCACCCAGCGCACGCTCAACCTCGCCGGCAATGCCACCGTCGTCAGCGACGCCGGCACCTCGTTCACCGCCGCGGGCGCAGTTGTCGGCAACGGCGGACTGGTCAAGAACGGCGAAGGTACGCTCTCGATCACCGGCGTCGCCTCGCATACCGGCGGCACGACCGTCAACGAAGGCACGTTGGTGCTCTCGGGCAACAACACCTACACCGGCGGAACCGTGATCAACGGCGGCACGCTGAGCATCGCCAGCGATGCCAACCTGGGTGATGCCGCCAATGCCGTCACGCTCAACGGCGGCAACCTGACGGTGACCTCGAGCATCACTACCGCGCGCAACATCGTCATCGACAACGGCGGCGGCTCGATCACCACGGACATCGGGGCCACGCTCAGCCAGACGGGCAGCATCTCGGGCAACGGCACGCTGACCAAGCTCGGTGGCGGCACGCTGATCGTCAGCGGCAACAACAGCTTCACGGGCGGCACACTGGTCAACGGCGGCACCATCCGCATCGACAGCGGTTCGTCGCTCGGCACCGGCGACATCATCCTGCAAGGTGGCACGCTGCAGACCTATGCGACCCTCGGTACGGGTCAGACGGTCCTGGTCAGCGGCAACTCAGGCGTGAATGTCTCCGCCGGCACCACCACCGTGCTGTCGGGCGACATCAACACCAGTGGCGCCTCGGGTTGCTTCATCAAGAGCGGCGCCGGTGCACTGAGCCTCACCGGCAAGGCGTCGCTCGACCAGGGTACCTGCGTGCAGAACGGTACCCTCCGCGCGAACGGCACGCTCAACAGCAGCTTCGTCAATGTCGACGCGATCGGCACGCTGCGTGGCGTCGGTGTCATCAACGGTCCCGTCAACGTGACAGGGCGCCTGGCACCGGGTAACTCGCCGGGTACGCTGACCGTCAACGGTACGGTGACGATGAATGCGGGCAGCACCTTCGAAGCTGACATCGATGGCAAGGGAACCGGCACGGGCGCAGGCAACTACTCCCGTTTGCTCGTGGTAGGCGCGGGTCATCAGTTCATCGCCAATGGCACGCTGGCACCGCTGCTTCGCGGCATCACCGGTGACGCGAGCAATACCTTCACGCCGACGCTGGGCGATACCTACCGTATCGTCACCGCCGAAGGCGGCATCGTCGGACGCTTCAGCAGCCTCGACCAGCCGAGCGTCGGCCTGCCCGCGAACACGCGCTTCCTGGCCTTCTACAACCTCGCCAACAGCAACAGCATCGACCTGCGCGTCGTGCCGAAGGCGTACAGCGAGTTCCTCGGCACGGGTACCACGCGCAATACGCTGGCGCTGGCCGGTGCGCTGGACCGCGCGGTGGATGCGCAGATCGCCGGCAACGGCGCGGCCTATACCGCTGTCGTCAACGCCATCGGTGCGCTCGATACCGGTCGCATCGCCGACACCGTCAAGGCGATGGCCGGCGAAGTGCACGCCGACCAGGCGGCCGCAGCACGCGGCATGGGTCTGGCGCTCAACCGCGATGCCTTCGATCACCTGGGCACCGACACGACCAATCCGGCCAACAAGGTCTGGGCAAACGTGACCCAGGACGGCCAGCGCTTTGTCGCCGACAACCAGGGCTCCGGCTACAACGCCAGCACCAGCCACGTCACCGCGGGCGTAGACGTATTCACGAACGACACCACGGTCATCGGTGTGGGCGCGTCGCATGGCGAGAGCAACATCATCGCCACCGGCGGCCAGGGCACCATCCGCGG from Luteibacter mycovicinus includes:
- the cbiB gene encoding adenosylcobinamide-phosphate synthase CbiB, which translates into the protein MLAALLLDAWWGEPRRAHPLVGFGHLAQWIERQLYAGRRPRGVLAWCLAVLPLVGLLALIRYGMPAAPGFVIDTVVLYLAVGRRSLAEHALPVADALSAADIGAARQAVGRMVSRDTEALDASRVAAAATESVLENGHDAVFGALFWFLLLGAPGVLVFRLANTLDAMWGYRTPRYLRFGWAAARIDDVLGFISARLTALTYALAGEFTTARRCWATQAPLWDSPNAGPVMAAGAGALNVRLGGPAPYHGQWEDRPVLGTGDAPDATSIRRALRLVDRGAAIWIGLALVAGVAAHA
- the cobT gene encoding nicotinate-nucleotide--dimethylbenzimidazole phosphoribosyltransferase yields the protein MKHWLATPARVPDAAAAEAATLRQATLTKPPGSLGRLESLAVQLAALQGRERPRVDVVWIAVFAGDHGVAVEGVSAFPQVVTGEMLRNFALGGAAISVLARALNATLDVVSLGTVNDPGDVAGVRREIIAPSTANIAEGPAMTDAQLDAALITGVRSVERAVAADAQVFIGGDMGIGNTAVASALACALLGESPDVLVGAGTGLDQAGIARKAATIERALRANAAAISPLECLRCLGGFEIAALTGAFIAAAQHGMPVLVDGFITSVAALAAVALRPDVRPWLMFAHRSQERGHAGVLAALGGEPLLDLQLRLGEASGAALAVPLLRLACTLHGSMATFAEAGVSEA
- a CDS encoding cobyrinate a,c-diamide synthase translates to MSRSCPALLVSAPASGQGKTSVTAALARAHARAGRRVRVFKTGPDFLDPMILQRAAGAPVYQLDTWMGGEDDVRARLHAAAEEADLILIEGVMGLFDGRPSSADLAQRFGLPVLAVIDGSAMAQTFGALAHGLASYRDGLIVHGVIANRVGSAYHATLLRESLPPALTWYGALPRDAAMGLPERHLGLVSAAELADLDARLDALADALPAEAVGQLPPAVVFQPPVDRHSTRRLDGRRIAIACDEAFAFVYPANLDVLRDAGAELIFFSPLAGDALPPCDAIWLPGGYPELHLDTLTSRDDLRRDLHAHVDAGRPLLAECGGLLYALDRLTDTHGHAAGMAGLIAGDAMMQPRMAALGMQSVDLPEGILRGHSFHYAKATIAATALAVASNPNGGPTAEAVYRRGRMTASFVHFYFPSNIDAALRLFLL
- a CDS encoding histidine phosphatase family protein encodes the protein MSIDLLRHGDTGQRSYRGQLDDPLTELGWQQLRDAVLGHQWDRIVCSSMARCSRFATELAERRGLPLRIDTRLVEYHFGDWQGVPVETIAETDGDALGRFWADPVMHPPPGAETFDAFRERLSAALDDIAVEASDARVLVVTHGGAIRLLRCVAEHRCFGDMAGIDVPHASLHRIAWTP
- a CDS encoding adenosylcobinamide-GDP ribazoletransferase; translation: MRGLVTAFAFLTRIPMPRVAMGEREQAASLKWYPFVGLVIGLALSALALVAQRWATLPVAAVLLLLWVALTGALHLDGLADSADAWIGGMGDRERTLTIMKDPRSGPAAIVALVLVLLLKFSALASLADPLLLVLPPLLGRAALVGLFLTTPYVRKGGMGDALRGASATGCWASFFIAVAVAACFGARGAIAIGVGLVVGACWRRACVIRLGGFTGDTAGAMVEMVEVATVLALMATR
- the cobD gene encoding threonine-phosphate decarboxylase CobD, producing the protein MLEHGGRLARAVTQHGIPRERWLDLSTGISPYAYPVPAVPAEAWHRLPEDDDGLMHVARAYYAAPHLLAVPGSQAAIMALPRMRSRSRVGVISPGYNEHAHAWRQHGHDVRECPADALFERAADFDVIVLIHPNNPGGDRFRREALLALHASLASRGGWLIVDEAFVDTRPNGTLCAAACDSLIVLRSVGKFFGLAGVRAGFVASSPGLLEALRECLGPWTLSGPTRHVVKAALTDVDWQITMRARLREDSARLVALLTEHGLRPDGGCDLFQYCRHPDAARLHDALATRAILTRRFDNPPALRFGLPGDEVGFECLDVALAEVMA
- a CDS encoding cobyric acid synthase; this translates as MNARVLMVQGCTSDAGKSTVVAALCRWLRRRGVVVAPFKPQNMALNSAVTVDGGEIGRAQAVQAQAAGVMPHTDFNPVLLKPNSDTGAQVIVHGHPVGNMDAVGYHAYKRVAMDAVLASHARLADAYAAIVVEGAGSPAEINLRDRDIANMGYAEAVDCPVILVADIDRGGVFAHLVGTLALLSESERNRVAGFVINRFRGDIALLQPGLDWLERETGKPVLGVLPYLHGMVLEAEDALPRDRVRREHARLRVAVPALPRISNHTDLDALRLHPDVACVFVGPGESFPACDLIVLPGSKSTRADLAWLRSQGWDQAILRHVRYGGHVIGICGGMQMLGHAVHDPLGVEGAAGSSSGLGLLDLETTLAPAKQLRIVSGQVSGSDATVIGYEIHCGVSTGAGMKRPAVVLDDGRDDGARSDDGRVIGTYLHGLFDHPDALRAWLGHAGLDGSAPFDLGALREATIDRLADTIDAHMNTAVLTRLFGLDACRP
- the cobU gene encoding bifunctional adenosylcobinamide kinase/adenosylcobinamide-phosphate guanylyltransferase, whose amino-acid sequence is MQTLILGGARSGKSALAERLASASGRDVVYVATAQALDLEMAERIAHHRARRPASWTSVEEPLMLARVLREHAAEHRCVLVDCLTLWLSNLLGIDDGRHFGSEHEALLATVATLPGDILFVSNEVGLGVTPMGALSRRFVDEAGRLHQSLAQRCDRVLFTVAGLPLALKGTLP